Proteins co-encoded in one Capsicum annuum cultivar UCD-10X-F1 chromosome 9, UCD10Xv1.1, whole genome shotgun sequence genomic window:
- the LOC107841874 gene encoding early nodulin-93 — protein sequence MAKNVSLDSMDQKAIAKRYAHEGAKAGAKAAVVATVATAIPTYACGKMSPWARANLNPTAKALIVSTAAGMAYFIVADKTILKRARQNSFKQG from the exons ATGGCCAAGAATGTGAGTTTAGATTCAATGGACCAAAAAGCCATTGCTAAACGTTATGCTCATG AAGGAGCAAAAGCAGGAGCAAAAGCAGCAGTTGTTGCAACAGTTGCTACTGCCATTCCTACT TATGCTTGTGGGAAGATGTCACCATGGGCAAGAGCAAATCTCAATCCAACTGCTAAAGCACTCATTGTCTCCACAG CTGCTGGGATGGCATACTTTATTGTAGCAGACAAGACTATTCTGAAAAGGGCAAGGCAGAACTCCTTCAAACAAGGCTAA